In Gossypium raimondii isolate GPD5lz chromosome 12, ASM2569854v1, whole genome shotgun sequence, a single window of DNA contains:
- the LOC105765707 gene encoding protein REVEILLE 7, with the protein MATEDQIESTASPTALKSGVCCSIGSGQSETLTQLQELYGFKHDHTPKIRKPYTITKQREKWTEEEHQKFLEALRLYGRGWRQIEEHVGTKTAVQIRSHAQKFFSKVARESNGGFESSAKSIEIPPPRPKRKPTHPYPRKSVTSLKGISPSSQLERSLSPNHSVSEQDNKSPSSVLSPFVFDAMGSSASEQPNRCSSPTSCTTNIQSLNNTSPVEKENDYVTSMEKETESLSSVKVFGQSSEEDILSLKSNTDFEEPVRAKGNEAAVVVPFTSIKLFGKTVEVKDSSKPSTGAENFQMQTSKNGVAGECLDLHLSHGTVIDNWSTVPPKSNLSPCMEIHTDKNDHVEYTSDAPLPWLAFYQGLPFYYITSFNQTHTDPRVKETPKEKETLNERSCTGSNTGSVSQIENRERNSDSVDSQCQNPCPRGKMTSQKFSKGFVPYKRCLTERDMSSSMVVSEGRERAQKARVCS; encoded by the exons ATGGCTACGGAG gaccaaattgaaagtACAGCATCACCTACTGCTCTCAAATCCGGTGTGTGCTGTTCCATAGGCAGTGGACAATCTGAGACATTGACTCAATTGCAGGAGTTATACGGATTTAAGCATGATCATACACCCAAG ATCCGGAAACCCTATACTATAACTAAACAAAGGGAAAAATGGACCGAGGAAGAGCATCAGAAGTTTCTTGAAGCTTTAAGGCTGTATGGCCGTGGCTGGCGGCAAATAGAAG AGCATGTAGGCACGAAAACTGCTGTTCAAATTCGAAGTCATGCTCAAAAGTTTTTCTCTAAG GTTGCCCGAGAGTCAAATGGTGGCTTTGAGAGTTCCGCTAAATCAATTGAGATACCCCCTCCTCGTCCAAAAAGGAAGCCAACGCATCCATATCCCCGCAAATCTGTTACGTCTCTTAAAGGAATATCTCCATCATCTCAACTAGAGAGGTCTCTATCCCCCAACCACTCTGTCTCGGAACAGGATAACAAATCACCCTCATCAGTTTTGTCCCCATTTGTTTTCGATGCAATGGGGTCTTCTGCCTCTGAGCAACCGAATAGATGTTCTTCTCCAACTTCTTGTACTACTAATATACAGTCACTCAATAATACATCCCCTGTTGAAAAGGAAAATGACTATGTGACATCTATGGAGAAAGAGACTGAATCTTTATCATCTGTTAAAGTGTTTGGACAATCATCCGAGGAGGACATTTTATCTTTG AAATCCAACACAGACTTTGAGGAACCTGTGCGTGCCAAAGGAAACGAAGCAGCAGTAGTTGTGCCTTTCACCAGTATTAAGCTTTTTGGAAAAACAGTTGAGGTGAAAGATTCCAGCAAACCATCCACGGGTGCAGAAAACTTTCAAATGCAAACATCAAAGAATGGTGTAGCCGGCGAGTGCTTGGACTTGCATTTGTCACATGGGACAGTCATCGATAATTGGAGTACGGTACCTCCTAAATCTAATTTATCCCCTTGTATGGAAATCCACACAGATAAAAATGATCATGTAGAATACACCAGTGATGCTCCTCTGCCATGGTTAGCTTTTTACCAAGGTCTACCCTTTTATTACATCACTTCATTTAATCAAACCCATACAGACCCCAGAGTCAAAGAGACACCGAAAGAGAAGGAAACCCTGAATGAAAGATCTTGCACCGGTTCAAATACGGGCTCAGTTAGTCAAATAGAAAATAGGGAAAGGAATTCGGATTCTGTTGATTCTCAATGCCAAAACCCTTGTCCTCGGGGAAAAATGACATCCCAAAAGTTTAGTAAAGGATTTGTGCCATACAAAAGATGTTTAACAGAAAGGGATATGTCATCATCCATGGTTGTATCCGAGGGTCGAGAGAGGGCACAAAAAGCCCGAGTTTGCTCGTAG